The following are from one region of the Streptomyces tuirus genome:
- a CDS encoding acyl-CoA dehydrogenase family protein has translation MAEFTMELNDEQKEVRDWLHGFAADVIRPAAAEWDEREETPWPVIQEAAKVGIYSLDFYAQQYFDATGLGIPMAMEELFWGDAGIALSIVGTGLAAVGVLANGTEEQIGTWIPQMYGDANDVKVAAFCSSEPDAGSDVASMRTRAVYDEAKDEWVLNGTKTWATNGGIANVHVVVAVVDAELGSKGHASFIVPPGTPGLAQGQKFKKHGIRASHTAEVILDNVRVPGSCLLGGKEKLDERLARAREKAKQGGERVKNAAMATFEASRPAVGAMAVGTARAAYEVALDYATTREQFGRPIIDNQGVAFQLADMRTSIDAARLLVWRASWMAVNGKPFTAAEGSMSKLFASETAKKVTGQAIQILGGNGYTREYPVERMHRDAAIYTIFEGTSEIQRLVIARTLAGVPIR, from the coding sequence ATGGCCGAGTTCACCATGGAGCTCAACGACGAACAGAAGGAGGTCCGGGACTGGCTGCACGGCTTCGCGGCCGATGTGATCCGCCCCGCGGCCGCCGAATGGGACGAGCGTGAGGAGACTCCCTGGCCGGTCATCCAGGAAGCCGCCAAGGTCGGCATCTACTCCCTGGACTTCTACGCCCAGCAGTACTTCGACGCGACCGGACTCGGCATCCCCATGGCGATGGAGGAGCTGTTCTGGGGCGACGCGGGCATCGCCCTGTCCATCGTCGGCACCGGCCTCGCCGCCGTGGGCGTCCTCGCCAACGGCACCGAGGAGCAGATCGGCACCTGGATCCCCCAGATGTACGGCGACGCCAACGACGTCAAGGTCGCCGCGTTCTGCTCCTCCGAGCCCGACGCCGGCTCCGACGTGGCCTCCATGCGCACCCGGGCCGTGTACGACGAGGCCAAGGACGAGTGGGTGCTCAACGGCACCAAGACCTGGGCGACCAACGGCGGCATCGCCAACGTCCACGTCGTCGTCGCGGTCGTCGACGCCGAGCTCGGCTCGAAGGGGCACGCCTCCTTCATCGTCCCGCCGGGTACGCCGGGGCTCGCCCAGGGGCAGAAGTTCAAGAAGCACGGCATCCGCGCCTCGCACACCGCCGAGGTCATCCTCGACAACGTGCGCGTTCCCGGCTCCTGCCTGCTCGGCGGCAAGGAGAAGCTGGACGAGCGGCTGGCCCGCGCGCGGGAGAAGGCGAAGCAGGGTGGGGAGAGGGTGAAGAACGCGGCCATGGCCACGTTCGAGGCCTCCCGCCCGGCGGTCGGCGCCATGGCGGTCGGCACCGCCCGGGCCGCCTACGAGGTCGCCCTCGACTACGCCACGACCAGGGAGCAGTTCGGTCGGCCGATCATCGACAACCAGGGTGTCGCCTTCCAGCTGGCGGACATGCGGACGTCCATCGACGCGGCCCGGCTGCTGGTGTGGCGCGCGTCCTGGATGGCGGTCAACGGCAAGCCGTTCACGGCGGCCGAGGGCTCGATGTCCAAGCTGTTCGCGAGCGAGACGGCCAAGAAGGTCACGGGCCAGGCGATCCAGATCCTCGGCGGCAACGGCTACACCCGGGAGTACCCCGTCGAGCGGATGCACCGCGACGCGGCCATTTACACCATCTTCGAGGGCACGAGCGAGATCCAGCGCCTGGTCATCGCCCGCACCCTCGCCGGTGTGCCGATCCGCTAA
- the def gene encoding peptide deformylase yields the protein MRQSSIPGAHGRVRPLTLHGDPLLHTPCAEVTDFGPELARLVEDLFATMYAAQGVGLAANQVGESLRVFVYDCPDDENVRHVGHVINPRLAEKDGVVIRGPEGCLSLPGLEAGTERHDHAVVEGFTMTGDPVTVHGTGFFARCLQHECDHLEGRIYADHLTGWRHRKLMRQVARASWNP from the coding sequence ATGCGACAGAGCTCCATCCCCGGCGCCCACGGCCGCGTGAGACCCCTCACCCTGCACGGCGATCCGCTCCTGCACACCCCCTGCGCGGAGGTCACCGACTTCGGCCCCGAACTGGCCCGGCTCGTCGAGGACTTGTTCGCGACGATGTACGCCGCCCAGGGCGTCGGACTCGCCGCCAACCAGGTCGGCGAGTCCCTGCGGGTGTTCGTCTACGACTGCCCCGACGACGAGAACGTCCGGCACGTGGGCCATGTGATCAATCCCCGCCTGGCCGAAAAGGACGGCGTGGTGATCCGGGGCCCGGAGGGCTGCCTGTCCCTGCCGGGCCTGGAAGCGGGCACGGAACGCCACGACCACGCGGTCGTCGAGGGCTTCACGATGACCGGCGACCCCGTCACGGTCCACGGCACGGGCTTCTTCGCCCGCTGCCTGCAGCACGAGTGCGACCACCTGGAGGGCCGGATCTACGCGGACCATCTCACGGGCTGGCGCCACCGCAAGCTGATGCGGCAAGTGGCCCGGGCTTCTTGGAACCCCTGA
- a CDS encoding TetR family transcriptional regulator yields the protein MDTTQRTDQQRSADRRRRELLEAADRVVLRDGPQASMNAIAAEAGITKPILYRHFGDKGGLYAALAMRHTEALLDSLRAALDAPADRRERVEATLDTYLTAIELRPQVYRFLMHPAEGSQPGGDQGFDVGKHSAPLLRRMGEELAQVIEERLDLGPGGQQLARVWGHGIVGMMHAAGDWWLGERPCSRAELVRSLADLLWGRLAAAGDRVGGPGF from the coding sequence ATGGACACCACGCAGCGGACCGATCAGCAACGGTCCGCCGACCGCCGCCGGCGTGAGCTGCTGGAGGCCGCCGACCGAGTGGTGCTGCGCGACGGCCCGCAGGCCTCGATGAACGCGATCGCGGCGGAAGCCGGCATCACCAAGCCGATTCTCTACCGCCACTTCGGCGACAAGGGCGGACTTTACGCGGCCCTTGCCATGCGACACACCGAGGCGCTGCTGGACTCGCTCCGGGCGGCGCTGGACGCGCCGGCGGACCGGCGGGAGCGGGTCGAGGCGACCCTGGACACCTACCTCACGGCGATCGAGCTGCGGCCCCAGGTGTACCGGTTCCTGATGCACCCGGCGGAGGGGAGCCAGCCCGGCGGCGACCAGGGGTTCGATGTCGGCAAGCACAGCGCGCCGTTGCTGCGGCGGATGGGCGAGGAGCTGGCGCAGGTCATCGAGGAACGGCTGGATCTCGGACCGGGCGGGCAGCAGCTGGCGCGGGTGTGGGGGCACGGGATCGTCGGCATGATGCATGCGGCCGGGGACTGGTGGCTGGGGGAACGTCCCTGTTCCCGGGCGGAGTTGGTGCGGAGCCTGGCTGATCTTTTGTGGGGGCGGCTTGCGGCTGCGGGAGATCGGGTCGGGGGGCCGGGGTTCTGA